In Silene latifolia isolate original U9 population chromosome X, ASM4854445v1, whole genome shotgun sequence, the following proteins share a genomic window:
- the LOC141621592 gene encoding uncharacterized protein LOC141621592 — MATSSTPSTTSLGKDSWLRSVMDKCILKDDDSNFLEWESNIKSAALSDNVLTYLTDAPPIEPGARASSAVRTAYDDYVRMLNDIKNVLIWSISPKLKPSCISLNAYEIFTRMITMFSQTPKVRQYDAAARFFEPMLERGQKVGPHVLKMVGYVDILERLGCKIPKTLVVDRILHSLPTKFAQFRVNYNMNDMDKSYHEIHALLTQAERDMEASGSEKGDVLTMKLKNMSLGVKKGKGKEKSQFKKSSKKIDKGKGKAVVNGNPKAKSVKLSEAECFHCNGKGHYRRSCPKYLEDLKEGRVTPIGYKGRVSTSKR; from the exons atggcaacttcatcaactccatcgactacttcactaggcaaagattcatggctaaggtccgtaatggacaaatgtattttaaaagatgacgatagtaactttcttgaatgggaatccaacatcaaaagtgccgcgttgtccgacaatgtgctcacttacttgaccgatgctcctcctatcgagcccggtgcaagagcttcatcggcggtgcggaccgcctatgatgactatgtgaggatgttgaatgatatcaagaatgtgttgatatggtcaatatcgccaaagctcaagccatcatgcatttctttaaatgcttacgagatattcactcgtatgatcactatgttttcacaaacacctaaagtccgtcaatacgatgcggcggcacgcttctttgaacctatgcttgagaggggccaaaaggttggtccccatgttcTTAAAATGGTCggatatgttgacatcctagagcgtctagggtgtaagattcctaaaactcttgtggtggatcgtatccttcactcactccccaccaagtttgcccagtttagggtaaactacaacatgaatgacatggataagagttaccatgaaattcatgcactcctcacccaagcggagagggatatggaggctagtgggagtgaaaagggagatgttttaaccatgaagttaaagaacatgtctcttggagtcaagaaaggaaaagggaaagaaaagtcccaattcaagaaatcgtcaaagaaaattgacaagggaaaggggaaggccgttgtgaatggcaatcccaaggcaaaaagtgtcaagctctccgaggccgaatgtttccattgtaatgggaaggggcattataggaggagttgtcccaaatacttagaggatctcaaggaagggcgtgtgacgcctattg ggtataagggacgtgtaagcactagcaaaaggtga